Proteins from one Geomonas agri genomic window:
- a CDS encoding tetratricopeptide repeat protein translates to MQNRDELKRTLAENRVERADELCRELLRETPDDVDLLTLSGALARILGRQQQALDAFSRALALDPAQAELHNNLGVILEDLGRIDEAEQCYRTALELKADYPEAMGNLGNTLLKQGQLNAAVARFCDAIALDPGYANAYYHLGHALRAQGEWQGAVQCYRKVVELQPDHLKGWVNLGGSLLALNQFDDALASLRVALALDPNSVDAHWNLALALLALGDYREGWREYQWRLKAPAGGFDPAFMGRQMWDGSPLNGRTLLVRAEQGFGDAIQFYRYAQLLAWRGEKVVLECRRELLPLFAAQGDAIALFAAGDAPPPFDSYTYLMSLPHLLGTTLDSIPPQSPPLKTDAALGDEWRQKVAPAAGLKVGVVWAGSVGYKRDRYRSLAAQALAPLASVPGVTLYNLQLGAAPEDVALLSGADTLVDLTADLKDFTHTAALIDNLDLVVSVDTAVAHLAAAMGKPVHLLLPFSCDWRWLYGRADSPWYPSVTLHRQPAPGQWQPVIEAVVRQITPLPEASLQDPNLLFREANRLRGEGDLDGAVRLYRALLSRLPDCAEVHNNLGLALQDQGLVVAAEASYRRAMELKPALADAYNNLGTLLVGRAEHAAAEPLFRRAVELNPGYLPAYANLGSCLQVLEQPAQAVELYLRAIALDPGYLEARINLGTAYQDLMQPQQAIATYRELLRLAPDHPEAHWNLALSLLSVGDFQEGWREYQWRLAGCEPELAVPVWRGEELSGRTILLQCEQGLGDTLQFIRYAPLVAQRGGRVVVRCQIPALKPLLARVPGAATVCGPADQLPACDYQVQLISLPHLFGTTLDNMPPWHPYLFPEERRATLWSLMLEEGATLKVGLVWRGGPLPKNRACPFKHLGTLADMPGVLFYSLQLGEAPDLEVLPAIDLAPQIQDFGDSAAILAGLDLLITVDTAAAHLAGGMGMPVWLLLPYSCDWRWFAEREDSPWYPTMRIFRQERPGAWPGVMRRIRAALEERLSCQ, encoded by the coding sequence ATGCAAAACCGCGATGAACTGAAACGGACCCTGGCCGAAAACCGGGTCGAGCGGGCGGACGAGTTGTGCCGGGAACTCCTGCGGGAGACGCCGGACGACGTGGACCTGCTCACCCTTTCGGGCGCCCTGGCGCGTATTTTAGGGCGACAGCAGCAGGCTTTGGATGCCTTCTCCCGGGCCCTAGCCCTCGACCCGGCGCAGGCCGAGCTACACAACAACCTGGGCGTGATCCTCGAGGACCTGGGGCGGATCGACGAGGCGGAGCAGTGTTACCGCACCGCCCTGGAACTGAAAGCCGACTACCCGGAGGCCATGGGCAACTTAGGCAACACGCTCTTGAAGCAGGGGCAACTGAATGCGGCCGTGGCCCGCTTCTGCGACGCCATCGCGCTTGATCCCGGCTACGCCAACGCCTATTACCACCTCGGGCACGCCCTGCGCGCCCAGGGAGAGTGGCAGGGGGCGGTGCAGTGCTACCGGAAGGTGGTGGAACTGCAGCCGGATCACCTGAAAGGGTGGGTGAATCTCGGCGGCTCGCTGCTTGCCCTGAACCAGTTCGACGATGCGCTGGCGTCCCTGCGCGTGGCCCTGGCGCTCGATCCTAACAGCGTCGACGCCCACTGGAACCTCGCCCTCGCCCTGCTCGCCCTCGGCGACTACCGGGAGGGGTGGCGCGAGTACCAGTGGCGGCTGAAGGCCCCCGCCGGCGGCTTCGATCCCGCCTTCATGGGACGGCAGATGTGGGACGGATCCCCTTTGAACGGCCGCACGCTCCTGGTCCGGGCCGAGCAGGGGTTCGGCGACGCCATCCAGTTCTACCGCTACGCGCAGTTGCTGGCGTGGCGCGGGGAAAAGGTGGTGCTCGAGTGCCGCCGCGAGCTTTTGCCGCTTTTCGCCGCGCAGGGAGACGCCATCGCTCTCTTTGCCGCCGGCGACGCTCCGCCCCCCTTCGACAGCTACACCTATCTCATGAGCCTGCCGCACCTGCTGGGCACCACCCTCGACTCCATCCCGCCGCAATCGCCGCCGCTCAAGACGGACGCCGCACTGGGCGATGAGTGGCGCCAAAAGGTGGCGCCGGCGGCGGGACTCAAGGTCGGCGTGGTCTGGGCCGGCAGTGTCGGCTACAAGAGGGACCGCTACCGCTCGCTTGCGGCGCAGGCCCTGGCTCCCTTGGCATCCGTGCCCGGGGTGACCCTGTACAACCTGCAACTGGGCGCGGCCCCCGAGGACGTGGCACTGCTGTCCGGTGCCGACACCCTCGTCGACCTGACTGCCGACCTCAAGGACTTCACGCACACCGCCGCCCTCATCGACAACCTCGACTTGGTGGTTTCGGTGGACACCGCGGTGGCCCACCTCGCCGCCGCCATGGGCAAGCCGGTTCACCTGCTGCTTCCCTTCTCCTGCGACTGGCGCTGGCTCTACGGCCGCGCCGACTCGCCCTGGTATCCGAGCGTCACCCTGCACCGCCAGCCGGCCCCGGGACAGTGGCAGCCGGTCATCGAGGCGGTGGTGCGCCAGATTACGCCCCTCCCCGAGGCGTCGCTCCAGGACCCGAACCTCCTGTTCCGGGAGGCGAACCGGCTGAGGGGTGAGGGGGATCTCGACGGGGCGGTGAGGCTCTACCGCGCCCTCTTGTCCCGGCTACCCGACTGCGCCGAGGTCCACAACAACCTCGGGCTCGCGCTGCAGGACCAGGGGCTCGTGGTCGCGGCCGAGGCAAGCTACCGGCGCGCCATGGAGCTGAAGCCGGCCCTCGCCGACGCCTACAACAACCTCGGGACGCTTTTGGTTGGCCGCGCCGAGCACGCCGCCGCCGAGCCCCTCTTTCGGCGCGCCGTCGAGCTGAACCCGGGCTACCTTCCCGCCTACGCGAACCTGGGCTCCTGTCTGCAGGTGCTGGAACAGCCGGCGCAGGCGGTGGAGCTGTACCTGCGCGCCATCGCGCTCGACCCCGGCTACCTGGAGGCCCGCATAAACCTGGGCACCGCCTACCAGGACCTGATGCAGCCGCAACAGGCCATCGCTACCTACCGGGAACTGTTGCGCCTGGCGCCCGATCACCCTGAGGCGCACTGGAACCTCGCCTTGAGCCTTTTGTCGGTGGGGGATTTTCAAGAGGGGTGGCGCGAGTACCAGTGGCGCCTGGCGGGGTGCGAGCCGGAACTCGCCGTACCGGTGTGGCGCGGCGAAGAACTTTCCGGGCGCACCATCCTGCTGCAGTGCGAGCAGGGGCTGGGCGACACGCTGCAGTTCATCCGCTATGCTCCGCTAGTGGCGCAGCGCGGGGGGAGGGTGGTAGTTCGCTGCCAGATCCCGGCGCTCAAGCCGCTCTTGGCGCGCGTTCCCGGTGCCGCGACGGTCTGCGGCCCGGCGGACCAGCTCCCGGCGTGCGACTACCAGGTCCAGCTCATTTCCCTGCCGCACCTGTTCGGCACCACCCTGGACAACATGCCCCCCTGGCACCCCTATCTCTTTCCTGAGGAGCGGCGCGCCACCCTCTGGAGCCTCATGCTCGAGGAGGGGGCTACGCTCAAGGTCGGGCTGGTGTGGCGCGGCGGGCCGCTGCCCAAGAATCGCGCCTGCCCTTTCAAGCATTTGGGCACTCTTGCCGATATGCCTGGTGTGCTCTTTTATTCTCTGCAGCTGGGCGAAGCCCCTGACCTCGAGGTACTTCCCGCCATCGACCTCGCGCCGCAGATCCAGGATTTCGGCGACAGCGCCGCCATCCTGGCCGGGCTCGATCTGCTCATCACCGTGGACACCGCGGCCGCGCACCTGGCCGGCGGCATGGGGATGCCGGTCTGGCTTCTGTTGCCCTACTCCTGCGACTGGCGCTGGTTTGCCGAGCGCGAGGATTCCCCCTGGTATCCCACCATGCGTATCTTCAGGCAGGAGCGCCCAGGCGCCTGGCCCGGCGTGATGCGCCGCATCCGCGCCGCCCTGGAAGAGAGATTGAGCTGCCAATAA
- a CDS encoding tetratricopeptide repeat protein → MARQFSHALELQRAGRLAEAEPIYRSLVAAGGPLLPDVHINLGALLDDTGRHEEALAEYRAALALREGDPLALNNTGSSLFKLGRFAEAAEQFRLALAQAPDAPEPAIALGGALQRAGDVDGAIAVFRDLVRRRPDCADAHWNLALALLLASEFREGWAEYQWRWKRDDFTSPRRSFPAPAWNGAPLNGRRILVHGEQGFGDTIQFARYLPMVAERGGIVIAECQSAALAPVLRGMPGVAEVCVMGEPLPPFDVEVPLLSLPHLFNTTLESLPNAVPYLSPPPQRLGLWQAKLAADPGFRIGLVWAGKPVPDPFRSCSLAALAPLCGIPGASFYSLQVGEAAPGPGECPGLIDFTSAIRDFGDTAALIAQLDLVISIDTSVAHLAGALGKPVWLMLPMAGDYRWLRGRDDSPWYPTMRLFRQERQGEWGEVVERVRTALTDAVAGFLERRLATHPFDGGGHYLMGSFLAAAGKPGEATVRFTKVAQLLPGLWQPHYALAQALQKQGRFAEARASLEDALALEHGVPELHEALGIVRQVLGDLEGAQQSYREALQLDPALVKARYNLGTTLKDLGRFTESLAEFRETVRLSPGYADAHWNLAVLLLMTGQLPEGWREFSWRFQKSSQAPQRRWQDFPAWDGAPLSGRTILLYGEQGAGDTLQFVRYAPLVAGRGGRVLIEVQSPGLVPPVTTVAGVEAVYASGETLPPFELQASLMDLPGIFGTDLVGIPGHVPYLHADAARVAACAARFPEDRMLKVGLAWQGSPGHPNDLNRSLPTDKLAALAGLPGVSFYSLQLGAQGDLGSILPVTDLAPAICDYADTAALASRLDLVLSVDTSVAHLCGALGLPVWLLVPFVPDWRWLTDREDSPWYPTMRLFRQSRPGDWDGVLQRVVRALGEMLAQRSGEVQAPAADPMRQAEQYNDEGCTLDGAGRQGEAIERYRKAIELCPAFVAPHYNMGNSLYTLGRLAEAAESYRRALAIEPKLAQAWHNLALALKEQGDFEGALQALQQAVGVAPDYLEARHNLGELHHAMGDIELAQQTFRTILDANPGYLPSWNALGIALQAQERLEEAAQCYRTALALNPDYLHALNNLGSVSRALGDVEEAVRCYRKVLALDPGYVDARWNLALVQLQLGEYREGWRGYEQRFEKVDPIPRLDLPQPLWDGSSLQGRTILLHAEQGFGDTLQFVRYAPVLAAQGATVLVQCQAKPIAPVLTTVPGVARVLVRGEPFPDFDCHASLMSLPYLCGTLLDSIPAAVPYLAADPALVERWKGALPAEGVLVGLVWAGRKTYKDDLKRSLTLSLFAPLARVTGARFCALQVGDGAEQAATPPPGMELTDLGAGIKSFADTAAILSQLDLVISADTAVAHLAGGLGVPVWVLLPMACDWRWLMEREDSPWYPTARLFRQRRRGDWGEVVERVAQQLVLLVRAKGDR, encoded by the coding sequence ATGGCACGGCAATTCTCCCATGCCCTTGAGCTGCAGCGCGCCGGCCGGCTGGCCGAGGCGGAGCCGATCTACCGTAGCCTGGTCGCGGCTGGTGGTCCGCTCCTGCCGGACGTACACATCAATCTGGGCGCGCTTCTGGATGACACCGGCCGCCACGAGGAGGCGCTGGCGGAGTACCGCGCTGCGCTCGCCCTGCGCGAAGGTGATCCATTGGCCCTGAACAACACGGGCTCCTCGCTCTTCAAACTGGGGCGCTTCGCCGAGGCGGCGGAGCAGTTTCGCTTGGCACTGGCCCAGGCACCCGACGCGCCGGAACCGGCCATTGCCCTCGGCGGCGCACTGCAGCGTGCCGGTGACGTCGATGGCGCCATCGCCGTGTTCCGGGACCTGGTGCGGCGCCGGCCAGACTGCGCCGACGCGCACTGGAACCTTGCCCTCGCCCTGTTGTTGGCGAGCGAGTTCCGCGAGGGGTGGGCCGAGTACCAGTGGCGCTGGAAAAGGGATGACTTTACCTCCCCCAGGCGCAGCTTCCCCGCACCCGCCTGGAACGGTGCGCCCCTTAACGGCCGGCGCATCCTGGTGCACGGTGAGCAGGGCTTTGGCGACACCATCCAGTTCGCCCGTTACCTTCCCATGGTTGCCGAGCGGGGCGGCATCGTCATCGCCGAGTGTCAGTCGGCCGCGCTGGCGCCGGTTTTGCGCGGCATGCCCGGCGTCGCCGAGGTTTGCGTCATGGGCGAGCCGCTCCCGCCCTTCGACGTCGAGGTCCCCCTGCTGTCCCTGCCGCACCTCTTCAACACCACCTTGGAGAGCCTTCCCAACGCGGTCCCTTACCTCTCACCGCCGCCGCAGCGGCTCGGACTCTGGCAGGCCAAGCTCGCTGCCGACCCCGGCTTCAGGATCGGCCTGGTGTGGGCCGGCAAACCGGTCCCTGATCCCTTCCGTTCCTGCTCGCTGGCGGCGCTGGCACCACTGTGCGGCATCCCTGGGGCCTCATTTTACTCGCTGCAGGTGGGCGAGGCGGCGCCCGGCCCGGGAGAATGTCCGGGGCTCATCGACTTCACCTCGGCCATCCGCGATTTCGGCGACACCGCCGCCCTCATCGCGCAGCTGGACCTAGTCATCTCCATCGACACTTCGGTGGCGCACCTGGCCGGGGCGCTGGGCAAGCCGGTTTGGCTCATGCTCCCCATGGCCGGCGACTACCGTTGGCTGCGCGGGCGGGACGATTCGCCCTGGTACCCGACCATGCGCCTGTTCCGGCAAGAGCGCCAGGGGGAGTGGGGCGAGGTGGTCGAGCGGGTGCGGACAGCGCTCACCGATGCCGTGGCGGGTTTCCTGGAGCGGCGGCTGGCGACGCATCCCTTCGACGGGGGCGGCCACTACCTCATGGGCTCCTTCCTGGCTGCCGCCGGCAAGCCGGGCGAGGCCACGGTCCGCTTCACCAAGGTGGCGCAACTGCTCCCCGGGCTGTGGCAGCCGCACTACGCCCTGGCGCAGGCCCTGCAAAAGCAGGGGCGTTTCGCCGAGGCGCGTGCGAGCCTGGAAGATGCCCTCGCCCTGGAGCATGGAGTGCCCGAACTGCACGAGGCGCTGGGGATCGTGAGACAGGTACTGGGTGATCTGGAGGGGGCGCAGCAAAGTTACCGCGAGGCCCTGCAGCTCGACCCGGCCCTGGTCAAGGCGCGCTACAACCTGGGCACCACCCTAAAAGACCTGGGGCGCTTCACCGAGTCGCTCGCGGAGTTCCGGGAGACGGTGCGGCTTTCTCCAGGCTACGCCGACGCCCATTGGAACCTCGCCGTGCTCCTGCTCATGACCGGTCAACTGCCCGAGGGGTGGCGCGAGTTTTCCTGGCGTTTCCAGAAGAGTAGCCAAGCGCCGCAACGCCGGTGGCAGGATTTCCCCGCCTGGGACGGCGCGCCGCTCTCCGGCAGGACCATCCTTCTTTATGGCGAACAGGGGGCAGGAGACACGCTCCAGTTCGTGCGCTACGCACCGCTGGTCGCCGGTCGCGGCGGTCGGGTGCTGATCGAGGTGCAGTCGCCGGGCCTGGTGCCGCCGGTAACAACGGTGGCCGGCGTGGAGGCTGTCTACGCCAGTGGCGAGACCCTGCCGCCGTTCGAGCTGCAGGCATCGCTCATGGACCTGCCGGGGATCTTCGGAACCGACCTTGTCGGCATCCCGGGCCACGTGCCCTATCTGCACGCTGACGCGGCGCGCGTAGCGGCATGCGCGGCCAGATTCCCTGAGGACCGGATGTTGAAGGTCGGGCTGGCCTGGCAGGGAAGTCCGGGCCACCCCAACGACCTTAACCGCTCCCTCCCCACGGACAAGCTGGCGGCACTCGCCGGGCTGCCCGGGGTGAGCTTCTACTCCCTGCAGCTCGGAGCCCAAGGGGATCTCGGCTCGATCCTGCCGGTCACCGACCTGGCCCCCGCCATCTGCGACTATGCCGACACCGCGGCGCTTGCCAGCCGACTCGACCTGGTGCTCTCGGTGGATACCTCGGTCGCGCACCTGTGCGGGGCCCTGGGATTGCCGGTCTGGCTCCTGGTTCCCTTTGTGCCCGACTGGCGCTGGCTGACCGACCGGGAGGATTCGCCCTGGTACCCGACCATGCGCCTGTTCCGGCAGAGCAGGCCGGGCGACTGGGACGGGGTGCTGCAGCGGGTGGTACGGGCGCTAGGGGAAATGCTGGCGCAGAGAAGTGGGGAGGTACAGGCGCCGGCCGCTGACCCGATGCGGCAGGCGGAGCAGTACAACGACGAGGGATGCACCTTGGACGGTGCGGGGAGGCAGGGCGAGGCGATCGAGCGCTACCGAAAAGCCATCGAGCTCTGCCCCGCTTTCGTGGCGCCGCACTACAACATGGGCAACAGCCTCTACACGTTGGGGCGGCTTGCCGAGGCGGCCGAGAGTTACCGGCGCGCCCTCGCCATCGAGCCGAAACTGGCGCAGGCCTGGCACAACCTGGCGCTGGCCCTCAAGGAGCAGGGCGATTTCGAGGGTGCGCTGCAGGCACTGCAACAGGCGGTGGGCGTCGCGCCGGACTACCTCGAAGCCAGGCACAACCTGGGCGAACTGCACCACGCCATGGGCGATATCGAGTTGGCCCAGCAGACCTTCCGCACTATCCTCGACGCCAACCCCGGTTACCTTCCCTCCTGGAATGCACTCGGGATTGCCTTACAGGCGCAGGAGCGCCTGGAGGAGGCGGCGCAGTGTTACCGCACCGCGCTCGCGTTGAATCCGGACTACCTGCACGCGCTCAACAACCTTGGTTCGGTGAGCCGTGCCCTAGGCGACGTCGAAGAGGCCGTCCGGTGCTATCGCAAGGTCCTTGCCCTCGACCCCGGCTACGTCGACGCGCGCTGGAACCTCGCCTTGGTACAACTGCAGCTCGGCGAGTACCGTGAAGGATGGCGAGGGTACGAACAGCGCTTTGAGAAGGTCGATCCGATCCCGCGCCTGGACCTGCCGCAGCCGCTTTGGGACGGCTCTTCCCTGCAGGGAAGGACCATCCTGCTCCACGCCGAGCAGGGCTTCGGCGACACCTTGCAGTTCGTGCGCTACGCGCCGGTTTTGGCGGCGCAGGGAGCGACGGTACTGGTGCAGTGCCAGGCGAAGCCTATAGCGCCGGTGCTCACCACGGTGCCGGGTGTCGCGCGGGTGCTGGTGCGCGGCGAGCCGTTCCCCGACTTTGACTGCCACGCGTCGCTCATGAGCCTGCCGTACCTGTGCGGCACGCTCCTCGACTCTATCCCAGCCGCCGTGCCCTATCTCGCCGCCGACCCTGCCTTGGTGGAGCGTTGGAAGGGCGCGCTGCCGGCTGAGGGGGTACTGGTCGGGCTGGTCTGGGCCGGCAGGAAGACCTACAAGGACGACCTGAAACGCTCGCTCACCCTCTCGCTCTTTGCGCCGCTGGCGCGGGTCACCGGGGCTCGCTTCTGTGCGCTCCAGGTAGGGGACGGTGCGGAGCAGGCGGCCACCCCGCCGCCGGGGATGGAGCTTACCGACTTGGGCGCCGGCATCAAGAGCTTCGCCGATACCGCCGCCATCCTGAGCCAGCTCGACCTGGTCATCTCGGCCGACACCGCCGTAGCGCACCTGGCCGGGGGGCTGGGCGTGCCGGTCTGGGTGCTGTTGCCCATGGCGTGCGACTGGCGCTGGCTGATGGAGCGGGAGGATTCCCCGTGGTACCCGACCGCCCGGCTGTTCCGCCAGCGCCGCCGCGGTGATTGGGGCGAGGTGGTGGAGCGGGTGGCACAGCAGCTGGTACTGCTGGTCCGTGCCAAAGGAGATCGATAG